The Lepidochelys kempii isolate rLepKem1 chromosome 25, rLepKem1.hap2, whole genome shotgun sequence genome contains a region encoding:
- the C2CD4C gene encoding C2 calcium-dependent domain-containing protein 4C yields the protein MWLLERIRGSVENGAARASDSGDKQSKGPLYSNVLTPDKIPDFFIPPKLTTVPPEAEGAEGKAKPNLGTSASEQNLSARKPQRSPRLPVKAASESKNLLKAASRHIIQIESADEWASEEDFSTNADPQAQTAMSLPYVPKAQTSYGFATLMESPHTRRKESLFHSEHGSLCQSQASSPSSPRKGAAGGKVNGESARLTPSDIGMSLRNPYRYFSGGESDTCSSAESSPFSSPLLSRSVSLLKIFSQDSQAKVIKLKHPVARNSSLSTDDSSADTSPSLQRRARCPTPPAGGAPPPSLLPLDSPDRLPREHTVRLSKGGSVRLTAEYDAANARLRVRVIAAEELFDKLCDARAINCCVSLCLNPGKVQKQRSTIIKNSRSPVFNEDFFFDCLGAGSVKKMALKVKVVNKGSSLKRDTLLGERELPLTSLLPFL from the coding sequence ATGTGGCTCTTGGAGAGGATCCGTGGCTCAGTGGAGAACGGTGCTGCCCGGGCCAGCGACTCGGGGGATAAGCAGTCCAAGGGCCCCCTGTACAGCAACGTGCTGACCCCTGATAAGATCCCAGATTTCTTCATCCCGCCCAAGCTCACAACGGTGCCGCCCGAAGccgagggggcagaggggaaagcCAAGCCCAACCTTGGCACCTCGGCCTCGGAGCAGAACCTGTCAGCCCGCAAGCCCCAGCGCAGCCCCCGCCTGCCGGTCAAGGCTGCCTCGGAGAGCAAGAACTTGCTGAAGGCCGCCAGCCGGCACATCATCCAGATCGAGAGCGCCGACGAGTGGGCCTCGGAGGAGGACTTCAGCACCAATGCCGACCCCCAGGCCCAGACGGCCATGTCCCTCCCCTACGTGCCCAAGGCCCAGACCTCCTACGGCTTCGCCACCCTCATGGAGAGCCCCCACACCCGGCGCAAGGAGTCCCTCTTCCACAGCGAGCACGGCAGCCTGTGCCAGTCACAGGCGTCCTCGCCCAGCTCCCCACGCAAGGGGGCAGCCGGGGGCAAGGTGAACGGGGAGAGCGCCCGCCTGACCCCCTCCGACATCGGCATGTCCCTGAGGAACCCCTACCGCTACTTCAGCGGCGGGGAGAGCGACACCTGCTCCTCGGCTGAGTCTTCGCCcttcagctcaccgctgctgtccCGCTCCGTCTCCCTGCTCAAAATCTTCAGCCAGGACAGCCAGGCCAAGGTCATCAAGCTCAAGCACCCGGTGGCCCGGAACAGCTCCCTCTCCACCGACGACAGCTCGGCCGACACCAGCCCCAGCTTGCAGCGGCGCGCTCGGTGCCCCACGCCCCCGGCGGGGGGCGCCCCGCCCCCGTCCCTCCTGCCTTTGGACTCGCCGGACCGCCTGCCCAGGGAGCACACCGTCCGGCTGAGCAAAGGGGGCAGCGTGCGGCTCACGGCCGAGTACGACGCCGCCAACGCCCGGCTGCGGGTGCGGGTCATCGCGGCCGAGGAGCTGTTCGACAAGCTGTGCGACGCCCGGGCCATCAACTGCTGCGTCTCCCTCTGCCTCAACCCGGGCAAGGTGCAGAAGCAACGCAGCACCATCATCAAGAACAGCCGCAGCCCTGTCTTCAATGAGGACTTCTTCTTCGACTGCCTGGGAGCTGGCAGCGTCAAGAAGATGGCCCTCAAGGTCAAGGTGGTCAACAAGGGCAGCAGCCTCAAGCGGGACACGCTGCTGGGCGAGAGGGAGCTCCCGCTCACCTCTCTGCTGCCCTTCTTATAA